A genomic window from Fibrobacterota bacterium includes:
- a CDS encoding DEAD/DEAH box helicase family protein — MTTKTFFEHPILNSPYLVPTEHWELDETGQPTNRLISTRRKAEFITPIPKAKKQRKDQTALVMDEGQGLSDARQQYEVTSSFVNALRAEIVQWRKLPESSWMVTPETARLLKHWRHYAFQGVRPFFCQVEAIETVIWLTEVAPQLKIKDSKNRDLFVGKKFLNHLENASREANPELLRLALKLATGAGKTTVMAMLIAWQTINAVRRPGSKNFTRGFLIVAPGITIKDRLRVLMPNDADSYYQSRELVPADLLPEVQKAKIVITNFHAFKLRERLELSKGTRSMLQGRGDALQTLETEGQMIQRVMPDLMGLKNILAINDEAHHCYREKPDDNDEEEELKGDQKKEADENREAARMWISGLEAVKRNLGLLRVIDLSATPFFLSGSGYAEGTLFPWTMCDFSLMDAIECGIVKLPRVPVADNIPGAEVPMFRDLWSHIGKKMPKKGKGKELDPLSLPTELQTALEALYGHYAKTFELWKREGISVPPCFIVVCNNTATSKLVYDYITGFFRDDGKGPFVPGQFELFRNYDTDGNAIPRPRTLLIDSMQLESGEELDDNFRKVAGPELAIFKQEVLERGGKLAEEIRGGKEFSDATILREVMNTVGKKGRLGESIRCVVSVSMLTEGWDANTVTHVLGLRAFGTQLLCEQVIGRALRRQSYDLNEQGLFNIEYADILGIPFDFTAKPVVAPPQAPRETVQVKAVKPDRDALEIRFPRVQGYRVELPEERIEAKFTDEHVLTLSPDDIGPSITQTSGIIGEPENLTLAHTRDTRQSTVVMHLTKYLLFNHWRDEGGEPKMHLFGQLKRAVNQWIEGHLVCKGDTYPAQLLYLELTKRASDKIAGAITLAGMERNKDAVRVILDPYNPAGSTRHVNFNTSKRDRWPTDLRKSHVNWVVCDSSWEMEFCRVAESHDKVLAYVKNQGLGLEVPYQMGSASHVYLPDFIVLVDDGKGWDDPLHLIVEIKGYRGEDAIEKKRTMDTYWVPGVNQLGTFGRWAFVEFTDNYLMDEEFKAKIAAQFDALMGKVCG; from the coding sequence TTGACGACCAAGACCTTCTTTGAGCATCCCATCCTGAACTCGCCCTATCTCGTGCCAACGGAGCATTGGGAGCTCGACGAAACTGGCCAGCCAACCAACCGCCTTATCTCCACCCGTCGCAAAGCCGAGTTCATCACTCCGATCCCCAAGGCCAAGAAGCAAAGGAAGGATCAGACGGCACTCGTGATGGATGAGGGTCAAGGACTTTCGGATGCCCGTCAGCAGTACGAGGTCACCTCTTCGTTTGTGAACGCCTTGCGTGCAGAGATTGTGCAATGGCGCAAACTCCCGGAGTCATCCTGGATGGTGACCCCGGAAACAGCAAGGCTCCTCAAGCATTGGCGGCACTACGCGTTCCAGGGAGTCCGCCCCTTCTTCTGTCAGGTCGAAGCCATCGAGACCGTGATCTGGCTGACAGAAGTTGCCCCACAACTCAAGATCAAAGATTCGAAAAATCGCGATCTTTTCGTGGGTAAAAAGTTTCTGAACCATCTCGAAAATGCGAGTCGGGAGGCCAATCCGGAACTATTACGCTTGGCTCTCAAGCTCGCCACGGGAGCGGGAAAAACCACCGTGATGGCGATGCTCATCGCATGGCAGACCATCAATGCAGTGCGTCGTCCTGGCAGCAAGAACTTCACGCGCGGATTTCTGATTGTGGCTCCGGGCATCACGATCAAGGACCGCCTTCGCGTTCTGATGCCCAACGATGCCGACAGCTACTACCAGAGCCGCGAACTGGTGCCTGCCGATCTTCTTCCAGAAGTCCAGAAGGCAAAAATTGTCATTACAAACTTCCATGCTTTCAAGCTACGCGAGCGTTTGGAGCTGAGCAAGGGGACGCGCTCCATGCTTCAGGGGCGTGGTGACGCTCTACAAACGCTGGAAACCGAAGGCCAGATGATCCAGCGTGTGATGCCGGATCTAATGGGCCTGAAGAACATCCTGGCCATCAACGACGAAGCTCACCATTGCTACCGCGAAAAGCCGGATGACAACGACGAGGAAGAAGAACTCAAAGGGGACCAGAAAAAGGAAGCTGATGAGAACCGCGAAGCGGCGCGGATGTGGATCTCCGGCTTGGAAGCCGTGAAGCGGAACTTGGGGCTGTTGCGTGTGATCGATCTTTCCGCCACGCCGTTTTTCTTGAGTGGTTCCGGCTATGCCGAAGGCACCCTCTTTCCTTGGACCATGTGCGACTTCTCGCTCATGGACGCCATTGAATGCGGCATCGTCAAACTCCCGCGTGTTCCCGTGGCCGACAACATTCCGGGTGCCGAAGTCCCCATGTTCCGCGACCTCTGGAGTCACATTGGGAAGAAGATGCCCAAGAAGGGCAAGGGCAAAGAGCTTGATCCGCTCTCGCTGCCCACCGAACTCCAGACCGCTCTGGAGGCCCTGTACGGGCACTACGCCAAGACCTTTGAGCTTTGGAAACGCGAAGGCATCTCCGTTCCGCCTTGCTTCATCGTGGTTTGCAACAACACCGCCACTTCCAAGCTGGTGTACGACTATATCACGGGCTTCTTTCGCGACGACGGTAAGGGACCGTTCGTGCCGGGACAGTTTGAACTTTTCCGCAACTATGACACCGACGGGAACGCCATCCCACGGCCTCGTACGCTCCTGATCGACAGCATGCAGTTGGAATCCGGCGAGGAGCTGGACGACAATTTCCGCAAGGTCGCAGGCCCGGAATTGGCGATCTTCAAACAAGAAGTGCTGGAGCGCGGCGGTAAGCTCGCCGAGGAGATTCGCGGCGGCAAGGAGTTCAGCGACGCCACCATTTTGCGCGAGGTGATGAACACCGTCGGCAAGAAGGGGCGACTGGGCGAATCCATCCGGTGTGTGGTTTCTGTCTCCATGCTCACCGAAGGATGGGATGCCAACACCGTGACGCATGTGTTGGGGCTTCGCGCCTTTGGCACACAGCTCCTGTGCGAACAGGTTATCGGACGGGCGCTCCGCCGTCAGTCGTACGACCTGAACGAACAAGGCCTGTTCAATATCGAGTACGCCGACATCCTTGGCATTCCTTTTGACTTTACCGCGAAGCCTGTGGTGGCTCCTCCTCAAGCTCCACGCGAGACCGTTCAGGTTAAGGCGGTCAAGCCGGATCGCGATGCCTTGGAGATCCGTTTCCCGCGGGTTCAAGGGTATCGCGTTGAGCTTCCCGAAGAGCGGATTGAAGCAAAATTCACCGACGAACATGTCCTCACGCTCTCACCGGATGACATCGGGCCATCGATCACCCAAACTTCGGGGATTATCGGGGAGCCTGAAAATTTGACCCTCGCACACACGCGCGACACGCGTCAGTCCACCGTGGTGATGCACCTGACCAAGTACCTGCTGTTCAACCATTGGCGTGACGAAGGGGGCGAGCCGAAGATGCACCTCTTCGGGCAACTGAAGCGCGCCGTCAACCAATGGATCGAAGGCCACCTTGTTTGCAAGGGCGACACCTACCCCGCTCAGCTTCTTTACCTGGAGCTGACCAAGCGTGCTTCTGACAAGATCGCGGGAGCCATCACCCTTGCGGGGATGGAGCGGAACAAGGACGCAGTCCGCGTGATCCTGGATCCGTACAACCCGGCAGGATCCACACGGCATGTGAACTTCAACACTTCCAAGCGGGATCGTTGGCCGACGGATCTACGTAAGAGCCATGTTAACTGGGTGGTGTGCGACAGTAGCTGGGAGATGGAATTTTGTCGCGTCGCCGAGTCGCACGACAAGGTTCTGGCCTATGTCAAAAACCAGGGATTGGGCTTGGAAGTCCCGTACCAAATGGGCTCGGCAAGCCATGTCTACTTGCCTGACTTCATCGTCTTGGTGGATGACGGCAAGGGTTGGGACGATCCGTTACACCTGATCGTCGAGATCAAAGGGTATCGAGGCGAAGACGCCATCGAGAAGAAGCGAACCATGGACACTTACTGGGTTCCCGGCGTGAACCAGCTCGGTACCTTTGGACGATGGGCATTCGTGGAGTTCACCGACAACTACCTGATGGACGAGGAGTTCAAGGCGAAGATCGCGGCGCAGTTCGACGCGCTCATGGGGAAGGTGTGCGGATGA